AGAGGTAGAGGAGAGGGTGAAGAAGCCTATAACTTTCTCGTTTTCATTAGCAGCCCGAATATTACCACTTACAAAACCCGGCTGGGTGGGGCTTAAAACACTTCCTGAACCCGAGATTTTTTTAAGTGTGGAATAATAAGAAAAAGCCTCGGGGGTTAAAGAATACTGTTTCACCAAAATGCTGTAACGCTGGGCCAGTACAGGGTTTTTTGCATCTATAAAGCGCACCACAAATGATTTGAGCTCATTGTCGCTAAGGGAGCTAGTGTTTGAGAGAATGATGTCATTTGATGGCACCGTGTTGTAACATACGGTTTCCTGGCGGGTATTTGGAACAACGCTCCAGTTGTTTCCTTCAAACTTTATGGTGTTGCGCACCGTATATGGAGAGACAATTTTATAAGTTTCTTCATACTCGTATAACGCGTACCTGGAGGCTGATGAGGAATACTCACTGTCTACCATTAATGCAACTCCATCTTCTCCCTGGTAAAAGCCGCGTTCGGCATAAAGATTATCGATTTGAGCTCCCGGGATCAAAGCGGCGGAATCTGAAATATAAGAGTTTCCGTCACGGGTTTCAATTTGCAGCTGGTAAGTGTGTTGTGGCCGGGCAGCAAATTGGGTACTGGAAAGATAGATTCCCGGAGTATCTGATTCGTAGAACCGGAATTGAGTACCTGTATCATCGGTTATGGTAACAACTGCATTTGTTTCTGCAGCAGGTATTTGCTTTTCGAGTTCGTAGGTGCGTGTGAGCCTGACTTCCTGGGTTTTGACTTCATCGGTGATCAAAGCTTCTACCACGAGAAGGTTCTCGAAAGTTTCCGTTTCAAATTCATAAGGCTCCACACAGCTGTTTATGACCATTGCAGAAACGAGCAAAAGAAGTTGGCGAATGACAGATTTAATGTTGATACAGTTCATATTCTCTCCGCTTTAAAATCTGAAATTATAGGTGATGGTAGGTACAGGAATTGAAAAAATGGAGCTTTTGTAAGCTTTGACTTCTCCTTCTTCAGTCACAAAAAATACTGAATACGGATTATTTCTTCCCAGGACGTTGTAAACTGAAATATTCCAGAAACTGTGAGCAAATTTCTTGATCTTGTGATTTCCTTCTACGTTAAAACTGAGGTCAAGGCGGTAGTAATCTGGAATCCGGAATTTGTTGCGGTCGCTGTAAAGCACGTATTCAATTCCATTTTGATAGTATTTCCCGGTGGGGAAGGTGACGGGGCGCCCGGTTTGATATACAAAATTGGCTGAGAAACTGAAGCGATGGGTCAATTTATAATTAGCTACCAGGCTTAGATCATGGGGTTTATCGTAATTGGCCGGAAAATACTCACCATTATTTACCTGCTGTTCATTAAAAGCTCCATCGAGTTTTAGTTCAGATTTAGAGTAGGTGTAGCCCAGCCATCCGTTCAAACGGCCTTCGGTTTTTTTCAGAAGAAATTCGGCTCCAAAAGAGCGGCCTTCTCCCTGTAAAACTTCAGTTTCAATGTTTTCATTCAGAAAAAGCTGCGCTCCTACTTTGTAATCCAGGATATTATCAGATTCTTTGTAGTAGCCTTCCACACTCACTTCATACATATTGTTGTTGAAGTTCTTGTAAAGCCCTAAAGAATATTGGTTGGCACGTTGGGGTTTTATGTTTTTATCGGTGAGCTTGTAAGTATCTGTAGGCGAAACCGTCGTGTTGTTGGAAAGGGTATGAATATACTGGTAAGCATTGTTGTAGCTAAGCTTTAAAGAGAGATCGGGAAGCAGAAGGTATCTTGCCGAGAGGCGTACTTCGGGTCCGCCGTAAGTTTCCATTACTTCATTTTTTCCGTAGTGAATGGTATCTATTACTGTAGCTTCAGATTTTGGCAGGCCTTCTTCATATACTTTCTGGTTCTTTTCACCAAGTGCGGCATAATGAGAATAGCGAAGGCCGCCGCTAAGAAGCAGTTTGTTATTAACCGTGAAGTTATCGGCCAGATAAATAGCCGATTCCAGGCCTTTTTCCTTCGGAATTTCAAAAGGTTCAATAATAGACCCACTTCCCACAGGCTCTATTTTACCAGGGTGCACATTATAGAGTTTGGTTGAAATTCCATAATCAAATTTATGAGCAGCATTATGAAGGTACCTCATGTTGAGCTTAACTTCAGTTTCATTTATTTTATAGCCTGATGTAAAGTTATTGTTGTATTCGCTTTCGTAATCTATATCAAAGTTATAGTGGCTGTTGGTAAGAATAAGGCTGCCGTCATTTTTGTCATTAAACTTATGATTGAGCTTCATGGAGAACAGTAAATTCTGATAGTTAAAGAGCGAATCAGAAGTGATGCTATAGTTATCACGGCTAAAGTAGCCAGTGGCTTTAAAATTAGTTTTGTCACTAAATTTATGATTGTACTTTGCTATGACATCATAAAAGGAAGCTTCGCTGTCTTTCAAAGATTCGTCATCCAGGTTCTTTAAAATCCAGTCTGAATAGGTACTTCTTCCGCCAAGGAGAAGTCCCGATTTCTCTTTAATCACTGGGATTTCGAGAGCTACATTGCTGGTTACGGGCCCCACCGAAACCTCCCCCGCGAATTTCTGGGTATTAGCATCTTTCGAGGTGATGTCGAACACAGAAGAAAGTCTGCCACCAAACCGTGCCGGAATGTTTCCTTTGTAGATGGTCATATCTCCAGTGGTAAAAGGATTTACGGCAGAAAAGATTCCGAAGAAATGTGCAGGATTGTAAAGCACTGCATCATCAATCAGGATGAGGTTTTGATCGGTTTTGCCGCCTCGCACATTAAAGCCGGCAGACCCCTCACCCGTAGTGGAAATTCCCGGAAGAGTAACAGCTACTTTCATAACATCCCTTTCTCCCAGTACCAGGGGAATATTTTTGATTTCACTTATGTCAATATCTTCTGTCCCGCCAATGGCATCTTCTACATTCTCGGCCTGGTTAGAATCTACCAGTACTTCTCCCAGCAGCTCATAATCTTCCTTAAGGTTTAAATTGTACGTGCCGTCGCTAAAGATGACCAGCCGGGTCACCACGTCTTCATTTCCCAAAGATCTGGTTTCCAAAAGATGCTCTCCTGCGGGCAATCTCAGGTTATAATTACCATTGATATCGGTTACGGTTCCTATAGTCGTTCCCTGAACAATGATAGATAGATTGGAAATAGGTTCTCCAGTCTGCTGATTTGTTGCCTGCCCAGTCAAATTGAAAAACCCGGTGCCTGAAGTCTGGGTTTCTTTACCTATAAATATTGTCTTACTTGTTGCCTTGGGACTCTTGTTTTGAGTGTAGAAAACAGGATTATATTCTTTCGTCTCTTTTGGCCTTTCAGCAGCTATTTTTGAGGTGTCGGGGAAGAACCCCTGAGGTAACTGATCATATATGATGTTACTTTTTGTAATGACCACTCTGTTATTGTCTAAAAAATAGTAATTGAGAAGAGTCTGTTCAAGTAGCTTTTCTAAGACTTCAGATACGGTGATTTCGTTGTAGTTGGCCGTTACCTGTGTGCCTTTTACCCAGTCTTCAACATAAAAAAAGTGTAAGCCTGTTTGCTGTTCTATTTCGCCAAGAACCTGTTCTAAGGTAGTTTGTTCTAAAGAGAGGGATACTTTAGGAGCTTTCTCCTGAGCCGTGAGGTACTGCAGAGAGAAAAGTATTAGCAGGGTAACAAAATTCTTCAAATTAGTTGTGGTTTAATTCTGAAGTTGATGGAATGAGGCTTTGAAACAGCTGAGTAAAAAATTTGTCAGGATTTGCCCTTTTTAGAGGGGAATTAGACCTGTAAAAATTTTGAATTTGCTCTTCCTTGTTAGGGAACAGCTTACTAACAGATCTTTGGGATTCAATTTCTTCGGGAATATCATTTACCGCAACAAAATATTCAGGGGTGTCTTCCTTGAACTCGAAGTAGGTGAAATTCTGATCTAAATGTTTTTTAATCTTCTTTCGATGTTTCTTCAGCAAGAGAGTATTGTTGCCCTCCAGTAGAATTTCATAGAACTGAGGTTTTTCATCTGAAGTTCTTTTCAGGGCAATAAAGCTGTGCCCATCAATATTAAAAGCCTGTACATTTTCTTTGTGCAATTGGATGAGTGTAGCACCACCGGCGGTAGGAATTCGAGTAAGAAGAAGATCGTCGTAAACGTTGTATTGTAGATCTAGCTTGTAATAAGGCTGACCATTATACACCACGTTGCCATTTAAGTATACCATGGTTTGAAAATACTTGTGATCATTACTTTGTATTATATGCTGTTCCACGTACTCTGTGCCATTTGCTAGATCTGTATTTTGAATGTGGATTGCAGAATCAAAGAGTTCATAAACAGGCTCTACTGCTGTTTGAGAAAAGCTTGCTGCAGGATACAGGAGAAGCAGAGATAGAAACTGTCTAAAGTTTTTTTTCATTTAAAAAATAGGTTGGTGAAGTATAAGAGGGGAAATTAGCATTTTTATAACATAATGAGAAGTGTTTTTAAGGTTTTTCTATATTTTTTTGTTTTGTATTGTTCTTTTATGGAAATACTATAGAATCTATAAGCTGGATATACTAAAACAACTTTGAGGAGTTACTTTTTTCGGTTTTAATTCAACCCGAATAGAAGTTTAATCCTACAAGTGACGTAGTAATATTTGATTATTTACCCTTAATCAAAAAAGGCTGCCCAATTGGACAGCCTTTTTCTTAATCAACGATTGTAAGTACTTTTGGGTTAATCCTGATCCCAGAAAATTCTAGTTTGTTGCTCGTCTCCACCTATAGCACTGGAAGCGGCTTCCCAGTTTGCACTGTTTAAAGTAGCTTCGCTTACAGGATAAGTGAATCTTAATGGTACCGGAAGACCAGACTGTGCTGCATTAGGTAATTCAGGTACATCTAATTTTCTCCAGGTAGACCAGGCTTCAAAACCGCGGTTGTATAAAGCGATCCATTTTTGAACACCAATTTTTTCTATCCAGTTTTCCTGGCTGTAGGCAACTGCTGGTTGTGCAATGTAGGCATCGGCTTCAGCTTCAGTTCCGTCCCAATAAAGAATAGATGAAGTAATGGCTTCGTTATAATGAGTTTCTGCATCTTCGCTAATATAACCTCTTGCGGCAGCTTCGGCGATTAGGAATTCCACTTCAGTATAATCTAAAAGTACACCTTCTAAAGTCGGGTCTTCAAAACGCTCGCTATAAATTGTGCTGTTACCTTGAGTGTTTCCGTTGGCACCGTAAGTTCCCCCATCATAAACACCCTCTCCAAGATTTTGAGCAAAATAATCATCTCTTCTTGGGTCATCAAGTTCATTCATTTTATCAACTATTGTGTTAGCTGCAACGAAATCGGCACGACCAGATTGTACAAGGTCTTCCCAGATAGGGTTGGTGTTTGGAGCTGATGCTTCATAATCCATAGCTGCATTATCGGCAAGTGATTCAAATACTCCGGCCTGAATAGCTTCAGTTGCCATTTGAGCAGCTTTGGCGTCATCAACATTAGCATATCTTAAAGCTAAACGAAGTTTTAAGGAATTCGCAAATTTTGCCCATTGGCCGGCATCCCCATTATAAAGGTAATCGGCCTGACCAAATCCACCGGCTCCATCAGTAAGTTGAGCAATTGCAGCATCTAATCGAGTTACGATATCTGCATAAATTGCAGCGTCATCATCATAAACAGGAGTACTGTTTTCAAGATCCAGAGCTTCTGTGTAAGGAATATCACCAAAAGTGTCTACAAGAACATGCCATGTGAAGACCTGCAGTACTTCAATCATAGCCAATTGGTTTTGAATTTGGGCTTCAGACAGAGAAGAGTCTGGATTTTCATTTATAATCATGGCTGCTTCATCCAGATCTTTAAGAACATCTCGATAAAGAATTATCCATTGGGCACCATTTATATCTCTTTCCACGAGATTATAGTTCGCTTCATCGGTATATGTGGTTTCAGTCCAATATTGGGCCACAAGTTTAAAAATTCCCCTGTTAACATTTGTGCTGACCATTTGATCAACCAAATTCTTAGTTGCATTTGAGAATAATACATCGGCCGCAACTTCTGTAGGGGCTTTTGTATCGACATTTACGTCTGACAGGTCGTCAGAACATGCTACCACCCCAGTAGCCAGTAATATGATTAAAAATAGTTTCTTCATGATATTTTTTTTAGAATTGTAGTCTTACGTTAAACCCGTACTCTCTGGCAGTTGGAATTGCTCCAGACTGATATCCCTGGATATTTCCAGAACTTAAACCTGCTTCAGGATCTGAGTAAGGAATGTTTTTGTCAATGATCCACAAGTTTCTTCCTACTGCAGACAGGGTTACGTCTGTCATAGAGATTTTTTCAGCGATAGAGTTTGGTAAAGAATAAGATAAAGTAGCTTCTCTTAATTTAACATAACTTGCGTCATAAACATGATAAGCATTAGGTGCATAACCATAACCTATAGCATTGGCGTAGTTACTCATAGAGGTTCTGGTTGTATTCGGAGTTCCATCAGGATTAACTCCTTCCAATAAGATACCTCCGCCTTCTGATACAGGATCTCTCTTTGGGTTGCCTAATTCATTAAGTCCTGCAGTGTTTACAGGTACACCTGTAGCATAACCGTACCATGTGTCAAGAGAGAACACACTTCCACCTTCCTGGATATCGATTAGGAAGCTGAAGGCAATATCTTTATATGAGAAAGTATTGCTTATCCCCGCTTTCCAGTCTGGGTTAATATCCCCAAGTGGCTGTGGAGTTCCATCTACAACAAACCTTCCGTTGTCTGGATTAATAACAGGACCACTTCCATCTTCTAAATAAGTGTAGTTAGTTCCCCAAATTGTACCGTAAGGTTTTCCTACTGT
This Salinimicrobium tongyeongense DNA region includes the following protein-coding sequences:
- a CDS encoding TonB-dependent receptor — protein: MKNFVTLLILFSLQYLTAQEKAPKVSLSLEQTTLEQVLGEIEQQTGLHFFYVEDWVKGTQVTANYNEITVSEVLEKLLEQTLLNYYFLDNNRVVITKSNIIYDQLPQGFFPDTSKIAAERPKETKEYNPVFYTQNKSPKATSKTIFIGKETQTSGTGFFNLTGQATNQQTGEPISNLSIIVQGTTIGTVTDINGNYNLRLPAGEHLLETRSLGNEDVVTRLVIFSDGTYNLNLKEDYELLGEVLVDSNQAENVEDAIGGTEDIDISEIKNIPLVLGERDVMKVAVTLPGISTTGEGSAGFNVRGGKTDQNLILIDDAVLYNPAHFFGIFSAVNPFTTGDMTIYKGNIPARFGGRLSSVFDITSKDANTQKFAGEVSVGPVTSNVALEIPVIKEKSGLLLGGRSTYSDWILKNLDDESLKDSEASFYDVIAKYNHKFSDKTNFKATGYFSRDNYSITSDSLFNYQNLLFSMKLNHKFNDKNDGSLILTNSHYNFDIDYESEYNNNFTSGYKINETEVKLNMRYLHNAAHKFDYGISTKLYNVHPGKIEPVGSGSIIEPFEIPKEKGLESAIYLADNFTVNNKLLLSGGLRYSHYAALGEKNQKVYEEGLPKSEATVIDTIHYGKNEVMETYGGPEVRLSARYLLLPDLSLKLSYNNAYQYIHTLSNNTTVSPTDTYKLTDKNIKPQRANQYSLGLYKNFNNNMYEVSVEGYYKESDNILDYKVGAQLFLNENIETEVLQGEGRSFGAEFLLKKTEGRLNGWLGYTYSKSELKLDGAFNEQQVNNGEYFPANYDKPHDLSLVANYKLTHRFSFSANFVYQTGRPVTFPTGKYYQNGIEYVLYSDRNKFRIPDYYRLDLSFNVEGNHKIKKFAHSFWNISVYNVLGRNNPYSVFFVTEEGEVKAYKSSIFSIPVPTITYNFRF
- a CDS encoding SusD/RagB family nutrient-binding outer membrane lipoprotein, which produces MKKLFLIILLATGVVACSDDLSDVNVDTKAPTEVAADVLFSNATKNLVDQMVSTNVNRGIFKLVAQYWTETTYTDEANYNLVERDINGAQWIILYRDVLKDLDEAAMIINENPDSSLSEAQIQNQLAMIEVLQVFTWHVLVDTFGDIPYTEALDLENSTPVYDDDAAIYADIVTRLDAAIAQLTDGAGGFGQADYLYNGDAGQWAKFANSLKLRLALRYANVDDAKAAQMATEAIQAGVFESLADNAAMDYEASAPNTNPIWEDLVQSGRADFVAANTIVDKMNELDDPRRDDYFAQNLGEGVYDGGTYGANGNTQGNSTIYSERFEDPTLEGVLLDYTEVEFLIAEAAARGYISEDAETHYNEAITSSILYWDGTEAEADAYIAQPAVAYSQENWIEKIGVQKWIALYNRGFEAWSTWRKLDVPELPNAAQSGLPVPLRFTYPVSEATLNSANWEAASSAIGGDEQQTRIFWDQD
- a CDS encoding DUF4249 domain-containing protein, with protein sequence MNCINIKSVIRQLLLLVSAMVINSCVEPYEFETETFENLLVVEALITDEVKTQEVRLTRTYELEKQIPAAETNAVVTITDDTGTQFRFYESDTPGIYLSSTQFAARPQHTYQLQIETRDGNSYISDSAALIPGAQIDNLYAERGFYQGEDGVALMVDSEYSSSASRYALYEYEETYKIVSPYTVRNTIKFEGNNWSVVPNTRQETVCYNTVPSNDIILSNTSSLSDNELKSFVVRFIDAKNPVLAQRYSILVKQYSLTPEAFSYYSTLKKISGSGSVLSPTQPGFVSGNIRAANENEKVIGFFTLSSTSSKRVYFNYHDFFAFDERRPQFPESCLIFRPGENFDTPIGMIKGGTVRYYSMAGAPVPGELGEGPMRVISTECVDCTVYGTNQAPDFWTE